The Pyricularia oryzae 70-15 chromosome 5, whole genome shotgun sequence genome includes a region encoding these proteins:
- a CDS encoding fatty acid synthase S-acetyltransferase: protein MERISINNDERSIAIIGLSCRFPGQAKDLDGFWEMLCRGTSAHSTVPKDRFNVEAFSSGPGGGINTSRTDGGHFLSSDIRRWDANFFGVTADEAIAMDPQQRLMMELAFEAFENAGVTPPQLDGSSTGVWMGVNSNDWRETLFRDAEAAPLHTWTGTGPEYISGRVSWFFNLRGPSMTVNTACSSSLVALHEARNAILAGDCKMALVGGANLIFNPEYYMYYSNQLFLSPDGRCKSFDASGDGFGRGEGLGAVILKPLKKALEDGDSIRAILRSSGVGQDGWTSGITLPNADAQADLIRAVYADAGLDPRMTGYVEAHGTGTRVGDPAELEAIAKAMGTVGRAKPLLVGSVKTNIGHLEAAAGIAGLVKSILMLENAQLPPTIGIKDPNPKIKWDEWKLQVNQALSPWHQEPGQPRRIGISSFGASGTIAHAIIDEGGTSSNDEHEPPIRPPFHTGPHYQLVTVSAADKDGIRRQAQALEQYLQQWLKRTLPSSQQEAAYLGRLAYTLGTKRADLSYRSFMVVDKIQDLCTQLVPDSSESSSDSDGSRLRIGMIFTGQGAQWARMGIELLRYEVFAQSLRRADEYFRESLGCAWSVLQELSADKDRSNLKRAEYSQPLCTALQVALVDLLDSWGIQPAAVAGHSSGEMAAAYAIGALSAEDAWAAAYWRGNLDGRTSQPRGAMLAAAMSEQAAQALIAQVPRSKGIVVVGCVNSPSSVTLSGDEAAVVAASQLITEQGVFNRRLHVDAAYHSPHQSRLSDEYLMRILHIAPKPIKAGRGMFSTVTGRAVLNERALGPTNWVRNLISPVLFAQAVEAMLVSKEANVQLLLEVGPHGALAAPCQNIMSKAGVTVPYLSVLSRDKDAVVTSLAAAGELWARGENIHMAAVNQPSLDGVPLQQLIDLPPYQWNHERSYWSESRLTTEHRHRQHAPSRFLGTPLPTLVEGEHLWRALIRPSDEDWLLDHKIQGVIVYPAVGYIAMAVEAARQLAADTTGQDGSGDSSSPKLRAFHFREVEFLAATTAPGEDQVIEITICVRPAPGSLGTSSDWHHYTISSCTDGKTITKVCTGLFKVEYEPAAGSAEAYELAEADREVQARLLRARADCRRRENPESFYMELSRIGLEFGPAFRNMSEIWMGKSQSYCTVDVVNPSSKRASDERRPFIIHPATFDPVLQTITAALGLPSRTPVPTAIEELVISADIPCEVGRRLHVCSNAVPRGNYDILSDICALEEESSRPVMLLRGFKASQLPPSDLVGALDKAHKICGRIEWRPSLELLLSRQEDLRNVILNRINGEGEALNEYMQILCHNFPEASVLEIGVDPDDSLAPKLSLPWHHVLDWETAVCTRDGIQYSSTAGGKDSSDKQVDVVVLRQLPPDGEFGALLTKITDKLDKESPLGFVCITTCIEVAEKALTERNARPLLSIHDPKTEQGLLVFKAAGKEPAPLLSKSRSAAVVLHSNQPSALEADVSRHLKKHLQQIGIDTTASRWEDVANIPANAHVVSLVEISSAVIETLDEADFAKVKTLVSNTSEILWITSETSESEGIAVRGAVDGFSRSLRSEEARVSFRVAHFGQRVEADAEKMAGVIMRLAMNKTRDHEFRVEVLGDDFVAFTSRVAQEEMLSDYVQKKTGTVSEARILPHHPHESPKQIPDKDRPVIKLDIAERGRLETLHFVEHQNESLELKEDEVEVQVEASGLNFKDIVIALGRVPGTMEGAEGSGIITRVGSSVAGLHVGDRVVCLCIGMHSSLVRVPSSACRKMPDSMSFAEAASLPVVHCTAYNAFVRIARMDENETTDVRPSVLIHAAAGGLGQVAIQYAQHFGMEVFATVGSAAKRELISRLYGIPDDHVLSSRDTSFAMAVKRMTGQRGVDMVLNSLSGEILRQSWQCLAPGGTFVEVGKAAIDSVRPPGNEVGATYTVFDLEHIVRRNPRLAGRLLDGALHYVRSGLVKPPSPCRVFPIGDVHEAFRLMQTGQHMGKMVFSWSGDTTVPVLKPNPFSVVASMPSRLDADATYLLVGGLGGIGRSISRMLVDMGARKLCFISRSGLSSPPARALVAELQALQCRVTAYACDAADASQLARTIASCQSDSGPVRGVVQCAMVLRDCTFANMEFSQWSDAVRPKIQASWNLHNILPDLEFFTMLASFAGYFGNTGQSNYGAGCAFQDSLARHRRSIGKPAVALDLGIVNDVGVLAETGLTDNLRDWAPHFGIRERQLQDLIRISILDQLTGRPAIPAQVPTGFASLRAADLAGIRRPVYLDDARFSVLAADGLLESQTASGRRPGRGSSFQHRLEAARVARAGGEVSAIVEEMLTHKVAQSLKVSADEIDPGKSLPSYGINSLVAIEIRNWIFKEIKANVAIFNIIAPVPLSKLVEDIATGLLVSN, encoded by the exons ATGGAAAGAATCAGCATCAACAACGATGAGCGCTCAATCGCCATAATCGGTCTATCATGCCGCTTCCCAGGCCAGGCAAAGGACCTGGACGGGTTTTGGGAAATGCTCTGCAGGGGAACAT CCGCGCACTCCACGGTGCCAAAGGACCGCTTCAACGTCGAGGCCTTCTCGTCCGGACCAGGCGGCGGGATAAACACCTCCCGCACCGACGGTGGCCACTTTCTCTCGTCCGACATTCGGCGATGGGACGCCAACTTTTTCGGCGTGACGGCCGACGAGGCCATAGCCATGGACCCGCAGCAGAGGCTGATGATGGAGCTGGCGTTTGAAGCGTTTGAGAACGCGGGCGTGACGCCTCCCCAGCTCGACGGCTCCAGCACGGGGGTCTGGATGGGCGTCAACAGCAACGACTGGCGCGAGACGCTCTTTCGAGACGCAGAAGCCGCGCCCCTGCACACCTGGACGGGCACGGGGCCGGAGTACATCTCGGGGAGGGTGTCGTGGTTTTTCAACCTGCGCGGGCCCAGCATGACGGTCAACACGGCGTGCTCGTCCAGCCTGGTGGCCCTGCACGAGGCGAGGAACGCGATCCTGGCCGGCGACTGCAAGATGGCCCTGGTCGGCGGCGCCAATCTCATTTTCAACCCAGAGTACTACATGTACTACTCCAACCAGCTGTTCTTGTCGCCCGATGGAAGATGCAAAAGCTTCGACGCGTCCGGCGACGGCTTTGGCAGGGGAGAAGGCCTCGGTGCCGTCATCCTCAAACCGCTGAAAAAGGCGCTCGAGGATGGAGATTCCATCCGTGCGATACTCAGGAGTAGTGGTGTAGGCCAGGACGGCTGGACGAGCGGCATCACCCTCCCCAATGCCGATGCGCAAGCGGACCTGATTCGAGCGGTTTATGCGGACGCCGGGTTGGATCCGCGCATGACTGGATACGTCGAAGCTCACGGCACGGGGACCAGGGTTGGCGACCCAGCCGAGCTTGAGGCCATTGCCAAGGCCATGGGCACGGTAGGGAGAGCGAAGCCGCTGCTCGTTGGATCGGTCAAGACAAAT ATTGGTCATCTAGAAGCGGCGGCTGGAATAGCAGGACTGGTCAAGTCGATTCTGATGTTGGAAAATGCACAACTACCACCGACCATCGGCATCAAAGATCCAAATCCCAAGATCAAGTGGGACGAGTGGAAGTTGCAGGTGAACCAGGCGCTTTCCCCATGGCACCAGGAGCCTGGTCAACCGAGACGCATCGGAATCAGCTCGTTTGGCGCCAGCGGAACCATTGCCCATGCGATCATTGACGAGGGAGGCACATCGAGCAACGACGAGCATGAACCACCCATACGGCCACCATTCCACACCGGGCCACATTACCAACTCGTCACGGTCAGCGCCGCCGACAAGGACGGCATTAGACGTCAAGCACAGGCTTTGGAGCAATACTTACAGCAATGGTTGAAGAGAACATTGCCGTCATCTCAGCAAGAGGCGGCCTATCTGGGGCGGCTGGCATATACGCTCGGGACCAAGCGAGCCGACTTGTCGTACCGCTCATTCATGGTCGTTGACAAGATACAAGACCTGTGCACGCAGCTAGTGCCCGATTCCTCAGAGAGCAGTTCCGA CAGCGACGGCTCCCGCCTGCGTATCGGCATGATCTTCACGGGCCAGGGGGCACAATGGGCTCGCATGGGCATCGAGCTGCTGAGGTACGAGGTCTTTGCGCAGAGCCTACGGCGGGCAGATGAGTATTTCCGAGAGAGCCTCGGGTGTGCGTGGTCGGTGCTGCAAGAGCTGTCTGCGGACAAGGACCGATCGAATCTGAAAAGGGCCGAATACAGCCAGCCTCTATGCACCGCACTCCAGGTCGCACTGGTGGATCTTTTGGATTCTTGGGGGATCCAGCCGGCAGCGGTCGCCGGACACTCGAGCGGCGAGATGGCCGCGGCCTACGCGATAGGGGCCCTCTCCGCAGAAGACgcctgggcggcggcgtaCTGGCGCGGCAACCTCGACGGCAGGACCAGTCAGCCCCGCGGTGCCATGCTGGCTGCTGCCATGTCCGAACAAGCCGCCCAGGCCCTGATCGCCCAAGTGCCGCGGTCCAAGGGCATCGTCGTGGTCGGCTGCGTCAACTCGCCCTCGAGCGTCACGCTGTCCGGCGACGAAGCGGCCGTCGTGGCGGCGTCGCAGCTGATCACGGAGCAGGGCGTCTTCAACCGACGCCTCCACGTCGATGCCGCCTACCACTCTCCCCACCAATCGCGCCTTTCGGACGAGTACCTCATGCGCATCCTCCACATCGCGCCCAAGCCGATCAAGGCCGGCCGCGGCATGTTCTCCACCGTGACCGGCAGGGCGGTGCTCAACGAGCGGGCGCTGGGCCCGACCAACTGGGTCCGCAACCTGATCTCGCCCGTCCTGTTTGCCCAGGCGGTCGAGGCCATGCTGGTCTCCAAGGAGGCCAACGTGCAGCTCCTGCTCGAGGTCGGGCCGCACGGCGCACTGGCCGCGCCCTGCCAGAACATCATGTCCAAGGCCGGCGTCACGGTGCCCTACCTCTCCGTCTTGAGCAGGGACAAGGACGCGGTGGTGACCAGCCTGGCCGCCGCGGGTGAGCTCTGGGCCCGCGGGGAAAACATCCACATGGCCGCCGTCAACCAGCCTAGCCTCGACGGCGTTCCTCTGCAGCAGCTGATCGACCTGCCCCCTTACCAGTGGAACCATGAAAGGTCGTACTGGAGTGAATCCCGGCTGACGACCGAACATCGCCACCGCCAACATGCCCCTAGCCGCTTCCTCGGGACGCCCCTGCCCACCCTGGTCGAGGGCGAGCATCTGTGGCGGGCTTTGATCCGCCCCAGCGACGAGGATTGGCTCCTCGACCACAAGATCCAGGGCGTCATCGTCTACCCCGCCGTCGGGTACATCGCCATGGCCGTCGAGGCAGCCCGGCAGCTGGCCGCTGATACGACGGGCCAAGACGGGTCCGGGGATTCCAGCAGCCCCAAGTTGCGGGCTTTTCACTTTCGCGAGGTTGAGTTTCTGGCCGCCACCACGGCCCCAGGCGAGGACCAGGTCATCGAGATTACGATATGCGTGAGGCCAGCCCCGGGTTCTCTGGGTACCTCGTCGGATTGGCATCATTATAccatttcgtcgtgcaccgACGGCAAAACCATCACCAAGGTCTGCACCGGCCTTTTCAAAGTCGAGTATGAGCCGGCGGCCGGGTCCGCCGAGGCCTacgagctggccgaggccgatCGGGAGGTGCAGGCGCGTCTGCTTCGGGCCAGGGCCGATTGTCGCCGGCGAGAGAACCCAGAGAGCTTCTACATGGAGCTGTCTCGGATCGGGCTCGAATTCGGCCCCGCCTTTCGCAACATGTCGGAAATCTGGATGGGCAAGTCCCAAAGCTACTGCACCGTCGACGTCGTGAACCCCTCGTCGAAACGCGCCAGCGACGAGCGGCGGCCCTTTATCATCCACCCGGCCACCTTTGACCCCGTACTGCAGACCATCACCGCCGCGCTCGGCCTCCCCTCTCGTACGCCGGTGCCCACGGCCATCGAGGAGCTGGTCATCTCGGCAGACATCCCCTGCGAGGTGGGACGGCGCCTGCACGTATGCTCCAACGCCGTGCCGCGGGGGAACTACGACATCCTGAGCGACATCTGCGCGCTGGAGGAGGAGTCCAGCAGGCCGGTCATGCTGCTGCGCGGGTTCAAGGCCAGCCAGCTGCCGCCGAGCGACCTGGTCGGCGCGCTGGACAAGGCTCACAAGATCTGCGGCCGGATCGAGTGGAGGCCGTCGCTGGAGCTTTTGCTGTCTCGCCAGGAGGATCTGCGAAACGTGATTCTGAATCGCATCAATGGTGAGGGGGAGGCTTTGAATGAG TACATGCAAATCCTGTGCCACAACTTCCCAGAGGCTTCAGTTTTGGAAATTGGAGTCGATCCCGACGATTCCCTCGCCCCAAAACTCTCTCTTCCATGGCATCATGTTTTGGATTGGGAAACTGCAGTTTGTACCAGGGATGGTATCCAGTATTCGTCGACAGCTGGGGGCAAAGACTCCAGTGACAAGCAGGTGGACGTTGTCGTCCTTCGGCAACTTCCGCCGGACGGAGAGTTTGGCGCTTTGTTGACCAAAATCACCGACAAACTCGACAAGGAGAGTCCTCTGGGCTTTGTATGCATCACCACTTGCATTGAAGTTGCCGAAAAGGCTCTGACGGAGCGAAACGCCAGGCCTCTGCTGTCCATCCATGACCCAAAGACTGAACAGGGCCTCTTGGTCTTTAAAGCCGCTGGAAAAGAACCGGCACCCCTTCTCTCCAAATCCAGGAGTGCCGCCGTTGTCTTGCATTCGAACCAGCCATCCGCCCTCGAAGCCGACGTGAGCCGTCACTTGAAAAAGCACCTCCAGCAAATCGGGATCGACACCACAGCCAGCCGGTGGGAGGACGTTGCCAACATTCCCGCCAACGCCCACGTTGTTTCGCTTGTCGAAATCAGCAGCGCAGTCATCGAGACGCTCGACGAAGCCGATTTTGCCAAGGTCAAAACCCTTGTTTCGAACACGAGCGAGATACTATGGATCACCAGCGAAACCTCCGAGTCTGAAGGAATCGCCGTCCGGGGTGCCGTTGACGGGTTTTCGCGGAGTCTCAGGAGCGAAGAGGCCAGGGTCTCGTTCAGGGTTGCACACTTTGGCCAGCGGGTCGAAGCAGACGCCGAAAAGATGGCCGGGGTGATTATGCGTCTCGCGATGAACAAGACGCGCGATCACGAGTTCAGAGTCGAGGTGCTGGGTGATGATTTCGTCGCTTTTACTTCCCGCGTCGCTCAGGAGGAGATGCTCAGCGACTACGTCCAGAAAAAGACGGGGACTGTGAGCGAGGCGCGGATATTACCTCATCATCCTCATGAAAGCCCAAAGCAAATCCCCGACAAGGACAGACCCGTCATCAAGCTAGACATTGCTGAGCGAGGAAGGCTTGAAACTCTTCATTTTGTCGAACACCAAAACGAAAGCCTTGAATTAAAGGAAGACGAAGTCGAAGTTCAAGTGGAAGCGTCTGGTCTCAA TTTCAAAGACATAGTCATCGCCTTGGGCCGCGTCCCGGGAACAATGGAGGGAGCAGAAGGCAGTGGCATCATTACACGAGTTGGCAGCTCTGTGGCAGGGCTTCATGTTGGCGACCGCGTAGTCTGCCTCTGCATTGGCATGCATTCTTCCCTGGTTCGGGTACCATCTTCTGCGTGCCGCAAGATGCCGGATTCCATGTCGTTCGCCGAGGCCGCCTCTCTGCCCGTGGTGCACTGCACCGCCTACAACGCCTTTGTGCGCATCGCGCGCATGGACGAGAACGAGACGACCGACGTGCGACCGTCTGTGCTGATCCACGCCGCCGCGGGCGGGCTGGGCCAGGTGGCCATACAATACGCGCAgcactttggcatggaggtttttgcaacgGTGGGCTCGGCCGCCAAGCGCGAGCTGATCAGCCGCCTGTACGGCATCCCCGACGACCACGTGCTGAGCTCCCGCGACACCAGCTTCGCCATGGCCGTCAAGCGGATGACGGGCCAGCGCGGCGTCGACATGGTCCTCAACTCCCTCTCCGGCGAGATTCTGCGTCAGAGCTGGCAGTGCCTGGCTCCGGGCGGCACGTTTGTCGAAGTCGGCAAGGCGGCCATCGACAGCGTCCGGCCCCCCGGGAACGAGGTCGGCGCCACCTATACGGTCTTTGACCTCGAGCACATCGTCCGTCGCAACCCGCGCCTGGCCGGCCGCCTTCTCGACGGAGCACTGCACTACGTCCGCAGCGGCCTCGTCAAGCCGCCCAGCCCCTGTCGCGTCTTTCCCATCGGCGACGTGCACGAGGCCTTTCGTCTCATGCAGACGGGCCAGCACATGGGCAAAATGGTCTTTTCGTGGTCTGGGGACACCACCGTGCCCGTCCTGAAGCCGAACCCCTTCTCGGTCGTGGCGTCGATGCCGTCCCGACTCGACGCCGACGCCACCTACCTGCTCGTGGGTGGCCTGGGTGGAATCGGCCGCAGCATCTCCCGCATGCTCGTCGACATGGGCGCCCGCAAGCTCTGCTTCATCTCCCGCTCCGGGCTGTCCTCCCCGCCTGCTCGAGCCCTCGTCGCCGAGCTGCAGGCCCTCCAATGCCGCGTGACGGCGTATGCCTGCGACGCCGCCGATGCTTCGCAGCTTGCTCGAACCATTGCCAGCTGCCAGAGCGATTCCGGTCCTGTCCGCGGAGTTGTGCAGTGCGCCATGGTGCTCCGGGACTGCACCTTTGCCAATATGGAATTCTCACAGTGGAGCGACGCCGTCCGTCCCAAGATCCAGGCGAGCTGGAACCTGCACAACATCCTGCCCGACCTCGAGTTCTTCACCATGCTGGCCTCGTTCGCGGGCTACTTTGGCAACACGGGCCAGAGCAACTACGGCGCCGGGTGCGCCTTTCAAGACTCGCTGGCCCGACACCGCAGATCCATCGGCAAGCCCGCCGTGGCCTTGGACCTCGGCATCGTCAACGACGTCGGCGTCCTGGCCGAGACGGGCCTGACGGACAACCTGCGCGACTGGGCGCCGCACTTCGGCATCCGGGAGCGCCAGCTGCAGGACCTGATCCGCATCTCGATCCTCGACCAGctgaccggccggccggccaTCCCGGCCCAGGTGCCCACGGGCTTCGCCTCGCTGCGGGCCgccgacctggccggcatccGTCGCCCCGTGTACCTGGACGATGCGCGGTTTTCCGTCCTGGCCGCGGACGGGCTGCTGGAGTCGCAGACGGCCAGCGGGCGACGGCCGGGGCGCGGCTCGTCCTTCCAGCACCGCCTCGAGGCGGCGAGGGTCGCTCGCGCGGGCGGCGAGGTCTCGGCGATCGTCGAGGAGATGCTGACGCACAAGGTGGCGCAGTCCCTCAAGGTGTCGGCTGACGAGATCGATCCGGGCAAGAGCCTGCCGTCGTACGGGATCAATTCGCTCGTCGCCATTGAGATACGCAATTGGATCTTTAAAGAGATCAAAGCCAACGTGGCCATTTTCAACATTATTGCTCCGGTTCCATTGAGCAAGCTGGTCGAGGATATCGCCACTGGGCTGCTAGTTAGTAACTGA